From Micromonospora nigra, one genomic window encodes:
- a CDS encoding TIGR00730 family Rossman fold protein, with amino-acid sequence MAAICVFCASSRTLDQHWLDLAAATGAELARRGHTLVSGGGCVGMMGALADGARSAGGRTVGVIPQALVDLEVADLASDELLVTESMAARKILMIEKSDAFLTLPGGLGTLDELFEVWTTATLAMHAKPMVLLDTDGFYRPMVDWLRSLAEQRFLKPAGLDLVHLADTVAGAVDVIESHLT; translated from the coding sequence GTGGCGGCCATCTGCGTGTTCTGTGCGTCCTCGCGGACCCTCGACCAGCACTGGCTCGACCTGGCAGCCGCCACCGGCGCGGAGCTGGCCCGACGCGGGCACACGCTGGTCAGCGGTGGAGGCTGCGTCGGCATGATGGGTGCGCTCGCCGACGGCGCGCGGTCGGCCGGCGGGCGTACGGTCGGGGTGATCCCGCAGGCGCTGGTCGACCTTGAGGTCGCCGACCTCGCCTCCGACGAGCTGCTGGTCACCGAGTCGATGGCGGCTCGGAAGATCCTCATGATCGAGAAGTCGGACGCCTTTCTCACCCTGCCCGGCGGCCTCGGCACACTCGACGAACTGTTCGAGGTGTGGACCACCGCCACCCTCGCCATGCACGCCAAGCCGATGGTGCTGCTCGACACCGACGGCTTCTACCGGCCGATGGTCGACTGGCTGCGGTCGCTGGCCGAGCAGCGCTTCCTCAAGCCCGCCGGCCTCGACCTGGTCCACCTCGCCGACACCGTGGCCGGCGCGGTCGACGTCATCGAGTCCCACCTCACCTGA
- a CDS encoding TIGR00730 family Rossman fold protein, producing the protein MTRSNAREPGQERHRGAVTLRRQAIPTSTADQRLLDSRARDDWKTKDAWRALRILSEFVEGFDTLADLPPAVSVFGSARSKPDSPECQLAEALGAALSRAGYAVITGGGPGVMEAANRGASEAGGLSVGLGIELPFEQGLNEWVDLAIDFRYFFARKTMFVKYAQAFVVLPGGFGTMDELFEALTLVQTGKVTRFPVVLMGADYWRGLLDWLRDTMAAEGKIGPVDLELICVTDEVEAAVRHIVDSETNLSTEQEAVREEAVARTAADQRAAAEQGGEG; encoded by the coding sequence ATGACCCGAAGCAACGCCCGCGAACCGGGACAAGAGCGGCACAGAGGTGCCGTGACGCTGCGCCGGCAGGCCATCCCGACCAGCACCGCCGACCAGCGCCTGCTCGACTCGCGGGCCCGCGACGACTGGAAGACCAAGGACGCCTGGCGGGCGCTGCGCATCCTCAGCGAGTTCGTCGAGGGGTTCGACACCCTCGCCGACCTGCCGCCGGCGGTCAGTGTCTTCGGCTCCGCCCGCAGCAAGCCCGACAGCCCCGAGTGCCAGCTCGCCGAGGCGCTCGGCGCGGCGCTGTCCCGTGCCGGGTACGCCGTCATCACCGGCGGCGGGCCGGGCGTCATGGAGGCGGCGAACCGGGGGGCCAGCGAGGCCGGTGGCCTCTCCGTCGGGCTGGGCATCGAGCTGCCGTTCGAGCAGGGCCTCAACGAGTGGGTCGACCTGGCCATCGACTTCCGTTACTTCTTCGCCCGCAAGACCATGTTCGTCAAGTACGCCCAGGCGTTCGTGGTGCTGCCCGGCGGCTTCGGCACGATGGACGAGCTGTTCGAGGCGCTCACCCTCGTGCAGACCGGCAAGGTCACCCGCTTCCCCGTGGTGCTGATGGGCGCGGACTACTGGCGCGGGCTGCTCGACTGGCTGCGCGACACCATGGCCGCCGAGGGCAAGATCGGCCCGGTCGACCTCGAACTGATCTGCGTCACCGACGAGGTCGAGGCGGCCGTCCGGCACATCGTGGATTCCGAGACCAACCTCTCGACGGAGCAGGAGGCGGTACGCGAGGAGGCCGTGGCCCGGACCGCCGCCGACCAGCGGGCCGCCGCGGAGCAGGGCGGGGAGGGCTGA
- the dapE gene encoding succinyl-diaminopimelate desuccinylase: protein MENPLTPEVLADPVALTRALVDIESVSLDEKAIADCVEEVLRAVPHLSTHRHGNTVMARTELGRATRVVLAGHLDTVPLNNNFPSTMRGDLMYGCGTSDMKSGVAFALHLAVSLPDPRYDVTYFFYEAEEIESKYNGLHLVAQAYPQWLEADFAVLLEPTYGIVEAGCQGTMRAVVTTHGERAHAARSWHGVNAIHGAGEVLRRLGAYEARRVTIDGCDYREGLNAVRVNGGVAGNVIPDRCEIEINYRYAPDRDPAAAEAHLREVFAGFDLAVTDAAAGAAPGLDNPPAQEFLAAVGAAPIGKFGWTDVARFAAMGIPALNFGPGDPNLAHHRDEHVEIGKIREGAATLHRWLASA, encoded by the coding sequence ATGGAGAACCCGCTGACCCCCGAGGTCCTCGCCGATCCGGTGGCCCTGACCCGGGCGCTGGTCGACATCGAGTCCGTGTCCCTCGACGAGAAGGCGATCGCCGACTGTGTCGAGGAGGTGCTGCGGGCGGTACCGCACCTGTCCACCCACCGGCACGGCAACACGGTGATGGCCCGGACGGAACTGGGCCGGGCCACCCGGGTGGTGCTCGCCGGTCACCTGGACACCGTGCCGCTGAACAACAACTTCCCGTCGACGATGCGCGGCGACCTGATGTACGGCTGCGGCACCTCCGACATGAAGTCGGGGGTGGCGTTCGCGCTGCACCTGGCGGTGAGCCTGCCCGACCCGCGCTACGACGTGACGTACTTCTTCTACGAGGCCGAGGAGATCGAGTCGAAGTACAACGGCCTGCACCTGGTCGCGCAGGCGTACCCGCAGTGGCTGGAGGCCGACTTCGCGGTGCTGCTGGAGCCGACGTACGGCATCGTGGAGGCCGGCTGCCAGGGCACGATGCGGGCGGTCGTGACCACGCACGGCGAGCGGGCGCACGCGGCGCGGTCCTGGCACGGGGTGAACGCCATCCACGGGGCGGGTGAGGTGCTGCGCCGGCTCGGGGCCTACGAGGCACGCCGGGTGACCATCGACGGTTGCGACTACCGTGAGGGCCTGAACGCCGTCCGGGTCAACGGCGGCGTGGCGGGCAACGTGATCCCCGACCGCTGCGAAATCGAGATCAACTACCGGTACGCCCCGGACCGCGACCCGGCGGCGGCCGAGGCTCACCTGCGCGAGGTGTTCGCCGGCTTCGACCTGGCGGTGACCGATGCCGCGGCCGGTGCCGCACCGGGATTGGACAACCCGCCGGCCCAGGAGTTCCTGGCCGCCGTCGGGGCGGCTCCGATCGGCAAGTTCGGCTGGACGGACGTGGCCCGGTTCGCCGCGATGGGCATCCCGGCACTCAACTTCGGCCCCGGCGACCCGAACCTGGCCCACCACCGGGACGAGCACGTCGAGATCGGCAAGATCCGAGAGGGAGCGGCCACGCTGCACCGCTGGTTGGCCTCCGCCTGA
- the dapD gene encoding 2,3,4,5-tetrahydropyridine-2,6-dicarboxylate N-succinyltransferase: MTSTQSAWGIGLATVTADDQVLDTWYPTGKLGLGKLPLIAGEDQGDVLDLPPGAVGDRCLPGLRTVQVVTVIGALDEPIKDAADAYLRLHLLSHRLVRPNELNLDGIFGKLANVAWTSAGPCPPERVDELRVIERAAGRHLAVYGVDKFPRMTDYVVPAGVRIADADRVRLGAHLAAGTTVMHEGFVNFNAGTLGTSMVEGRIVQGVVVGDGSDIGGGASIMGTLSGGGTDRISIGERSLIGANAGVGISLGDDCVVEAGCYITAASKIALPDGRVVKARDLSGVDGLLFWRNSVTGALEAKPRTGRGIELNAALHAND; encoded by the coding sequence GTGACGTCCACACAATCCGCGTGGGGCATCGGCCTGGCCACCGTCACCGCCGACGACCAGGTGCTCGACACCTGGTACCCGACGGGGAAGCTGGGTCTCGGCAAGCTTCCGCTGATCGCCGGTGAGGACCAGGGCGACGTGCTGGACCTGCCCCCCGGTGCCGTGGGCGACCGCTGCCTGCCCGGCCTGCGGACGGTGCAGGTGGTCACCGTGATCGGCGCGCTCGACGAGCCGATCAAGGACGCGGCCGACGCGTACCTGCGGCTGCACCTGCTCTCCCACCGCCTGGTGCGGCCCAACGAGCTGAACCTCGACGGCATCTTCGGCAAGCTGGCCAACGTGGCCTGGACCTCGGCCGGCCCGTGCCCGCCGGAGCGGGTGGACGAACTGCGCGTCATCGAGCGGGCCGCCGGCCGCCACCTGGCCGTGTACGGGGTGGACAAGTTCCCCCGGATGACCGACTACGTCGTGCCCGCAGGCGTGCGGATCGCCGACGCCGACCGGGTCCGCCTCGGCGCCCACCTCGCCGCCGGCACCACGGTCATGCACGAGGGGTTCGTCAACTTCAACGCCGGCACCCTCGGCACCTCCATGGTCGAGGGCCGGATCGTGCAGGGCGTGGTCGTCGGCGACGGCTCCGACATCGGCGGCGGCGCGTCGATCATGGGCACCCTCTCCGGGGGTGGCACCGACCGGATCAGCATCGGCGAGCGCAGCCTGATCGGCGCGAACGCGGGCGTCGGCATCTCCCTCGGCGACGACTGCGTGGTGGAGGCCGGCTGCTACATCACCGCCGCCTCGAAGATCGCCCTGCCGGACGGCCGGGTGGTCAAGGCCCGCGACCTGTCCGGGGTGGACGGGCTGCTGTTCTGGCGCAACTCCGTCACCGGCGCGCTGGAGGCGAAGCCGCGCACCGGCCGGGGCATCGAACTGAACGCGGCGTTGCACGCCAACGACTGA
- a CDS encoding S8 family serine peptidase, which translates to MHRRRKLTAAGLLAGLVLGTPAAVTAAPAGTAPPTSPNGVAGAASPGRPAATTVTLITGDRVTVTATGRASVRPGAGRADVRFLTRRDRGRLEVVPADALPLLRAGTVDRRFFDVTGLVEAGYDDARRADLPVLLRQRAGAERRAAAPGGVTVTRELNAIDGVAATADKKRVGELWTTISGGGARIDTAGGVDRIWLDGRRKVTLEHSVPQIGAPVAHQAGFTGRGVRVAVLDTGVDAAHPDLVGRVAEARNFTEETDPGDIVGHGTHVASIVAGSGAASGGRNRGVAPDATLLSGKVCEQYGCTESAILAGMHWAATEQRADVVNLSLGGWDTPEVDPVEEAVDTLTAQTGALFVISAGNAGSAGSVGSPASADAALAVGAVDRDDELAWFSSQGPRVGDDALKPDITAPGVDIVAARAAGTRLGEPAGEGYVTLSGTSMSAPHVAGAAALLAQRHTGWTAGQLKATLMASAKAHPELTAYQQGAGRVDVARAIDQALVSDPPSVSFGRTLWPHDDDAPVTREVTWRNGGTTDLTLNLTVEASGPGGAPVPAGLFRLSTTALTVPAGGTATATVTADTGTGGPDGHWTGRIVARSGAVAAVTPIAVHQEVESYTVTIRHLDGAGAPTGNHSTTLVDLADFASFDVFDPDGVAEVRLPKGRYGLSSYLYEDGAEPGASLVAQPELVVDGDTGITVDARRARPIRMTVPDRSATPALVEVSANFLIDDGGYSFGLISDDFAGLASGQLGERVPADRFVGSVSSQWADLEADSSPYLYALSEVFPGRLPAGFERHYRRGDLATITQTFRGGYPDLSAERLVFPAPPHDLGGWAVGLPTTVPGRRVEHVNTRGMGWTTELLFGAPTDDGWLDYRVALSSDSRTYRAGQRYRDTWNGAPYGVNFPAPRRPGEGLTRQGDLITLAVPLFSDAVGHAGGSVVDSARTSLYRGGVLVGESPEPGWGQFEVPAGAADYRLESTAKRSVGDLSTEVTTTWTFPSRRARGNEPLRLPASAIRFLPPLDAANSAPAGKLFPVPVQVHRQAGAPAAKVTALRVEVSYDGGTTWRRADVVKVGGQWTALLRHPAGPGHVSLKATARAADGTTVTQRTVQAYRLR; encoded by the coding sequence TTGCATCGACGAAGGAAACTGACCGCGGCCGGCCTGCTGGCCGGTCTGGTCCTCGGCACGCCGGCGGCAGTGACCGCCGCGCCGGCCGGCACCGCCCCGCCCACGTCGCCGAACGGGGTGGCCGGTGCCGCGTCCCCCGGCCGACCGGCCGCGACCACGGTCACGCTGATCACCGGTGACCGGGTCACCGTCACCGCCACCGGCCGGGCCAGCGTCCGCCCCGGTGCGGGCCGGGCCGACGTCCGGTTCCTCACCCGGCGGGACCGGGGACGCCTGGAGGTCGTCCCCGCCGACGCCCTGCCGCTGCTGCGCGCCGGCACCGTCGACCGCCGCTTCTTCGACGTCACCGGGCTCGTCGAGGCTGGCTACGACGACGCGCGGCGAGCCGACCTGCCGGTGCTGCTGCGCCAGCGGGCCGGCGCCGAGCGGCGGGCCGCCGCCCCCGGCGGGGTCACCGTCACCCGCGAACTGAACGCCATCGACGGGGTCGCGGCCACGGCCGACAAGAAGCGCGTCGGCGAACTGTGGACGACGATCAGCGGTGGCGGGGCCCGGATCGACACGGCGGGGGGTGTCGACCGGATCTGGCTCGACGGGCGGCGGAAGGTCACCCTGGAGCACAGCGTCCCCCAGATCGGGGCACCCGTCGCGCACCAGGCCGGCTTCACCGGCCGGGGCGTCCGGGTGGCGGTCCTCGACACCGGCGTCGACGCCGCCCACCCCGACCTGGTTGGCCGGGTGGCCGAGGCACGCAACTTCACCGAGGAGACCGACCCGGGCGACATCGTCGGGCACGGCACCCACGTGGCCTCGATCGTGGCGGGCAGCGGGGCCGCCTCCGGGGGGCGCAACCGGGGCGTGGCCCCCGACGCCACGCTGCTGTCCGGCAAGGTGTGTGAGCAGTACGGCTGCACCGAATCGGCGATCCTGGCCGGCATGCACTGGGCCGCCACCGAGCAGCGCGCCGACGTGGTCAACCTGAGCCTGGGCGGGTGGGACACCCCGGAGGTGGACCCGGTCGAGGAGGCGGTCGACACGCTCACCGCGCAGACGGGCGCGCTGTTCGTGATCTCGGCCGGCAACGCCGGCTCGGCCGGCAGCGTCGGCTCGCCGGCCAGCGCCGACGCCGCCCTCGCCGTCGGCGCCGTCGACCGCGACGACGAACTGGCCTGGTTCTCCAGCCAGGGCCCCCGGGTCGGCGACGACGCCCTCAAGCCCGACATCACCGCGCCCGGCGTCGACATCGTCGCCGCCCGTGCTGCGGGCACCCGGCTCGGCGAGCCGGCCGGCGAGGGGTACGTCACCCTCTCCGGCACCTCGATGTCCGCCCCGCACGTCGCGGGGGCCGCGGCCCTGCTCGCCCAGCGGCACACCGGCTGGACGGCCGGCCAGCTCAAGGCCACCCTGATGGCGTCGGCGAAGGCGCACCCGGAGCTGACCGCGTACCAGCAGGGGGCCGGTCGGGTCGACGTGGCCCGGGCGATCGACCAGGCGCTGGTGAGCGACCCGCCGAGCGTCTCCTTCGGACGCACGCTGTGGCCGCACGACGACGACGCCCCGGTCACCCGCGAGGTCACCTGGCGCAACGGCGGCACGACCGACCTGACGCTGAACCTGACCGTCGAGGCGTCCGGACCGGGCGGCGCGCCCGTTCCGGCCGGCCTGTTCCGGCTGAGCACCACGGCGCTCACCGTGCCGGCCGGTGGCACCGCGACCGCCACCGTCACCGCCGACACCGGCACCGGCGGCCCGGACGGCCACTGGACCGGCCGGATCGTCGCCCGCTCCGGGGCGGTCGCGGCGGTCACCCCGATCGCCGTCCACCAGGAGGTGGAGAGCTACACCGTGACGATCCGGCACCTCGACGGGGCGGGTGCACCCACCGGGAACCACAGCACCACGCTGGTCGACCTGGCGGACTTCGCCTCCTTCGACGTGTTCGACCCGGACGGCGTCGCCGAGGTGCGCCTGCCCAAGGGCCGGTACGGCCTGTCCAGCTACCTGTACGAGGACGGTGCGGAGCCGGGTGCCAGCCTGGTCGCCCAGCCGGAGCTGGTGGTCGACGGCGACACCGGCATCACCGTCGACGCGCGTCGGGCCAGGCCGATCCGGATGACGGTGCCGGACCGCTCCGCCACCCCGGCGCTGGTGGAGGTCAGCGCGAACTTCCTGATCGACGACGGCGGTTACAGCTTCGGACTGATCTCCGACGACTTCGCCGGCCTGGCCAGCGGCCAGCTCGGTGAGCGCGTGCCGGCGGACCGGTTCGTCGGCTCCGTGAGCAGCCAGTGGGCCGACCTGGAGGCGGACAGCAGCCCGTACCTGTACGCGCTGAGCGAGGTGTTCCCGGGCCGGCTGCCGGCCGGCTTCGAGCGCCACTACCGTCGTGGCGACCTGGCCACGATCACCCAGACGTTCCGTGGCGGCTACCCGGACCTCTCCGCCGAGCGGCTCGTCTTCCCCGCCCCGCCACATGACCTGGGCGGCTGGGCGGTCGGGCTGCCCACGACGGTCCCCGGCCGCCGGGTGGAGCACGTCAACACCCGGGGGATGGGCTGGACGACCGAACTGCTGTTCGGGGCGCCCACCGACGACGGCTGGCTCGACTACCGCGTGGCGCTGTCCTCGGACAGTCGTACGTACCGGGCCGGGCAGCGCTACCGGGACACCTGGAACGGCGCGCCGTACGGAGTGAACTTCCCGGCGCCGCGCCGCCCCGGCGAGGGGTTGACCCGGCAGGGCGACCTCATCACTCTCGCCGTGCCCCTGTTCAGCGATGCGGTCGGCCACGCCGGCGGTTCCGTCGTCGACAGCGCCCGCACGTCCCTCTACCGCGGGGGCGTGCTGGTCGGGGAGAGCCCAGAGCCCGGTTGGGGGCAGTTCGAGGTGCCCGCGGGCGCGGCCGACTACCGGCTGGAGTCGACGGCGAAGCGCAGCGTGGGCGACCTGAGCACCGAGGTGACCACGACGTGGACGTTCCCGTCCCGGCGTGCCCGTGGGAACGAGCCGCTGCGGCTGCCCGCCTCGGCGATCCGGTTCCTGCCTCCGCTGGACGCCGCCAACTCCGCGCCGGCCGGGAAGCTGTTCCCCGTCCCGGTGCAGGTGCACAGGCAGGCCGGCGCACCGGCGGCGAAGGTGACCGCGTTGCGCGTCGAGGTCTCCTACGACGGCGGGACGACGTGGCGGCGGGCCGACGTGGTCAAGGTCGGCGGACAGTGGACGGCCCTGCTCCGGCACCCGGCGGGACCGGGGCACGTGTCCCTCAAGGCGACCGCCCGGGCCGCCGACGGCACCACGGTCACCCAGCGCACCGTCCAGGCGTACCGCCTGCGGTGA
- a CDS encoding nucleoside/nucleotide kinase family protein: protein MPAARVLSVADLVARANTLAEAGPRQLLGIVGAPGAGKSTLAAQVVAAVGPTARLVPMDGFHLAQAALRRLGRADRKGAIDTFDANGYVSLLRRLRRREPTSVWAPEFRRELEEPVAGAIEVPPEVRLVVTEGNYLLVRDFPWEEVRSLLHDAWYLDLEAELRLRRLTARHEAYGRSPEEARAWAWGSDEENAAVVAATADRADLVVRLVEPPPG, encoded by the coding sequence ATGCCCGCCGCCCGGGTGCTGTCCGTCGCCGATCTGGTGGCCCGCGCCAACACCCTGGCCGAGGCCGGTCCCCGGCAGTTGCTCGGCATCGTCGGTGCGCCCGGGGCGGGAAAGTCCACCCTGGCCGCGCAGGTGGTGGCGGCGGTCGGGCCAACGGCCCGGCTGGTGCCGATGGATGGTTTCCACCTCGCCCAGGCGGCGTTGCGGCGGTTGGGTCGGGCCGACCGCAAGGGCGCCATCGACACCTTCGACGCCAACGGATACGTCTCGCTGCTGCGCCGGCTGCGCCGCCGGGAACCGACCTCCGTGTGGGCCCCGGAGTTCCGCCGGGAGCTGGAGGAGCCGGTGGCGGGGGCGATCGAGGTGCCGCCGGAGGTCCGGCTCGTGGTGACCGAGGGCAACTACCTGCTGGTGCGGGACTTTCCCTGGGAGGAGGTGCGGTCGTTGCTGCACGACGCGTGGTACCTCGACCTGGAGGCGGAGCTGCGGCTGCGCCGGCTGACCGCGCGACACGAGGCGTACGGGCGGTCGCCGGAGGAGGCCCGGGCCTGGGCGTGGGGCAGCGACGAGGAGAACGCCGCCGTGGTCGCCGCCACCGCGGACCGCGCCGATCTGGTGGTACGGCTAGTCGAACCCCCGCCGGGGTGA
- a CDS encoding SIMPL domain-containing protein, with product MVDGPVVAVRGEAYREVPPELARFTVTASARDRDREATLTRLAERAAAVRVLLDDPLIDRRETGDLRVRPETRRSGERVVAWHGSVVTTVTVTDFTALGELMLRLADQDQVEVAGPWWSLRPDSPARREARHAAITDALHRAREYAEALGAQVTALVELADEGAGAQPMMMTRAAFDGGLPESTPALELDPQPQPVHASVLARFVISEPVLS from the coding sequence ATGGTGGACGGACCGGTGGTGGCGGTGCGCGGCGAGGCGTACCGGGAGGTTCCTCCGGAACTGGCCCGGTTCACGGTCACCGCGTCGGCCCGCGACAGGGACCGGGAGGCAACCCTGACCCGGCTGGCCGAGCGGGCGGCGGCGGTGCGGGTGCTCCTCGACGATCCGCTGATCGACCGCCGGGAGACGGGCGACCTGCGGGTGCGGCCCGAGACCCGGCGCTCCGGCGAGCGGGTGGTGGCGTGGCACGGCAGCGTGGTCACGACCGTGACGGTCACCGACTTCACCGCCCTCGGTGAGCTGATGCTGCGCCTGGCCGACCAGGATCAGGTCGAGGTGGCCGGCCCGTGGTGGTCGTTGCGGCCGGACAGCCCGGCCCGCCGGGAGGCCCGGCACGCCGCGATCACCGACGCGCTGCACCGGGCCCGGGAGTACGCAGAGGCGCTCGGTGCCCAGGTCACCGCCCTGGTTGAGTTGGCCGACGAGGGGGCGGGCGCCCAACCCATGATGATGACCCGGGCGGCGTTCGACGGCGGTCTGCCGGAGAGCACCCCGGCGCTGGAACTGGATCCGCAGCCGCAGCCCGTCCACGCGAGCGTGCTGGCGCGGTTCGTGATCAGCGAGCCGGTCCTGTCCTGA
- a CDS encoding prephenate dehydrogenase → MRAAVVGTGLIGGSVLLRLHAAGLDVTGWDPDEATRGQARLAGVPVSPRLVEAVADRDVVFLCGPLPTLPATLLEVAAATRDDCLLTDVGSTKAELAAFARGHGLTGRFVPGHPMAGADTAGLTAASAALLDGAAWVLCPSPGPATEAFRRLARLLTVVFDARVVPMSPADHDAAAALASHVPHLLAGALAGAVRRSALREAVLSLAAGSFRDGTRVAGTPPQRTVNMLLGNRREVLDSLTAVTAVLDELADALRSADGATLTARYAEARAARVALAGRTYDEQVRSFPVDGDHADEVAWLCGLGASGGHLSGCGVDDTTVSYAAVLPHAD, encoded by the coding sequence GTGCGGGCGGCCGTCGTCGGCACCGGCCTGATCGGCGGGTCGGTGCTGCTGCGGCTGCACGCCGCCGGGCTGGACGTGACCGGGTGGGACCCGGACGAGGCGACCCGTGGGCAGGCGCGGCTGGCCGGCGTACCCGTGTCGCCGCGGCTGGTCGAGGCGGTGGCCGACCGGGACGTGGTGTTCCTCTGCGGGCCGCTGCCCACCCTGCCGGCGACGTTGCTGGAGGTCGCCGCGGCGACCCGCGACGACTGCCTGCTCACCGACGTCGGCAGCACCAAGGCGGAACTGGCCGCCTTCGCCCGGGGGCACGGCCTGACCGGCCGGTTCGTTCCCGGCCACCCGATGGCGGGGGCGGACACCGCCGGCCTCACCGCGGCCAGCGCCGCGCTGCTGGACGGGGCGGCCTGGGTGCTCTGCCCGTCGCCCGGCCCGGCGACGGAGGCGTTCCGCCGACTCGCCCGGCTGCTGACGGTGGTGTTCGACGCCCGGGTCGTGCCGATGTCGCCGGCCGACCACGACGCCGCCGCCGCGCTGGCCTCGCACGTGCCGCACCTGCTCGCCGGGGCACTGGCCGGCGCGGTGCGGCGCTCCGCGCTGCGGGAGGCGGTGCTCTCGCTGGCCGCCGGCAGTTTCCGCGACGGAACCCGGGTGGCCGGCACCCCGCCGCAGCGCACGGTGAACATGCTGCTGGGCAACCGCCGTGAGGTGCTGGACTCCCTGACCGCGGTCACCGCGGTTCTCGACGAGCTGGCCGACGCGCTGCGGTCCGCCGACGGCGCCACCCTCACCGCCCGGTACGCGGAGGCCCGTGCCGCCCGCGTCGCGCTGGCCGGGCGCACGTACGACGAGCAGGTGCGGTCGTTCCCGGTCGACGGCGACCACGCCGACGAGGTGGCCTGGCTGTGCGGACTGGGCGCGTCGGGCGGCCATCTGAGCGGCTGCGGGGTCGACGACACCACCGTCTCCTACGCCGCCGTCCTGCCCCACGCTGACTAG
- the dapC gene encoding succinyldiaminopimelate transaminase, translating into MNRPAPVSSRLPEFTWDSLDAAATLAAAHPDGLINLSMGTPVDPVPGVIRQALADASDAPGYPLTAGTPVLREAIADWVARSCGTGVSGLGVLPTIGSKELVAWLPTLLGAGPGDVVVVPSIAYPTYEDGARLAGATVLRADSLTAVGPTPRVRLVWVNSPGNPTGRVLPAAHLRKVVDWARERGAVVASDECYLPLGWDAEPVSVLSPEVCGGSHEGVLAVHSLSKRSNLAGYRAGFVAGDPKLVAELLKVRKHAGMIVPAPVQAAMVAALRDETHADEQRERYRARREILRAAFTAAGFTVEHSEAGLYLWLTRGEDCWATVDWLARRGILVAAGVFYGPGGAQHVRVALTESDAHVAAVAARLAGP; encoded by the coding sequence CTGAACCGGCCCGCGCCGGTCTCGTCGCGGCTGCCCGAGTTCACCTGGGACAGTCTGGACGCCGCGGCCACCCTGGCCGCGGCGCACCCGGACGGCCTGATCAACCTCTCCATGGGGACGCCGGTCGATCCGGTTCCCGGGGTGATCCGGCAGGCGCTCGCCGACGCGTCCGACGCTCCGGGATACCCGCTGACCGCCGGCACCCCGGTGCTGCGGGAGGCGATCGCCGACTGGGTGGCCCGGTCCTGCGGCACCGGTGTGAGCGGTCTGGGTGTGCTGCCCACGATCGGCTCGAAGGAACTGGTCGCGTGGCTGCCGACCCTGCTCGGGGCGGGGCCCGGTGACGTGGTCGTGGTGCCGTCGATCGCCTATCCGACCTACGAGGACGGGGCCCGGCTGGCCGGTGCCACCGTGCTTCGGGCCGACTCGCTGACGGCGGTCGGCCCCACCCCCCGGGTGCGTCTGGTCTGGGTGAACTCGCCGGGCAACCCGACCGGCCGGGTGCTGCCCGCCGCCCACCTGCGCAAGGTGGTCGACTGGGCCCGGGAGCGCGGTGCGGTCGTCGCCAGCGACGAGTGCTACCTGCCGCTGGGTTGGGACGCCGAACCGGTCTCGGTGCTGTCGCCCGAGGTCTGCGGCGGTTCTCACGAGGGTGTGCTGGCGGTGCACTCGCTGTCGAAGCGCTCCAACCTCGCCGGCTACCGGGCGGGGTTCGTGGCCGGCGACCCGAAGCTCGTGGCCGAGCTGCTGAAGGTCCGCAAGCACGCCGGGATGATCGTGCCCGCGCCGGTGCAGGCGGCCATGGTCGCCGCGCTGCGCGACGAGACGCACGCCGACGAGCAGCGGGAACGCTACCGGGCGCGACGGGAGATTCTGCGGGCCGCGTTCACCGCGGCCGGGTTCACCGTCGAGCACTCGGAGGCCGGCCTCTACCTGTGGCTCACCCGGGGAGAAGACTGCTGGGCCACCGTCGACTGGCTGGCCCGACGGGGGATCCTGGTCGCCGCCGGCGTCTTCTACGGCCCGGGTGGCGCTCAGCACGTGCGGGTGGCCCTGACCGAGTCCGACGCGCACGTCGCGGCCGTCGCCGCCCGCCTCGCCGGGCCGTGA
- the fdxA gene encoding ferredoxin: MTYIIAEPCVDVLDKACIEECPVDCIYEGNRMLYIHPDECVDCGACEPVCPVEAIFYEDDVPEQWKDYTGANYEFFEELGSPGGASKIGKVEKDASFVAAQPPRGEGH, from the coding sequence GTGACCTACATCATCGCCGAGCCATGCGTGGATGTGCTTGACAAGGCATGCATCGAGGAGTGTCCGGTCGACTGCATCTACGAGGGCAACCGGATGCTCTACATCCACCCCGACGAGTGCGTCGACTGCGGTGCCTGTGAGCCTGTCTGCCCGGTCGAGGCGATCTTCTACGAGGACGACGTCCCGGAGCAGTGGAAGGACTACACGGGCGCCAACTACGAGTTCTTCGAGGAGCTGGGTTCGCCCGGTGGTGCCTCGAAGATCGGCAAGGTGGAGAAGGACGCCTCCTTCGTCGCCGCGCAGCCGCCGCGCGGCGAGGGCCACTGA